DNA from Herpetosiphonaceae bacterium:
CCCAGGCTCAGCGCCAGCCAGCCGTGATCTTCGGGCACATGCTTGAGATAAAAATGGATCGCCACCGCGACGATCACGATCGAAGTGATCGTGAAGAGCTGGGGCACGCCGCTGAACAGGCCAAAGGCCACGCCCGTGTTCTGGATATACGTCAGCTCCAGCCAGTTATCGATGATCGGCAGATCGCCGGTGTAGGGCTGCGGCCAGGTGCGCAGCACCCAGGCTTTGCTCAACTGATCGACGAGAAGGACAACGGCGGCAATGACCGCAGGGATCATCAGCCGCCGTCCAAGCACATAGTGTTGATTCATAGTAGCGTTACACCAACGTCCAGCGTGCAAACATGCGCGCGGCTAGCCCACCGTGCGAGTCGTCCCGCCCTCCTGCTCATCGCGCTCACGCTGGTGTTGAATACAGAGTGTCGCCAGAGGCCGCGCCTCAAGCCGCTCGATCGGGATCGGCTCACCGCCCACCTCACAGATGCCATAGGAGCCTGCGTTCATCAGCTCCAGCGCGTGGTCGATCTGCTGAATCTCGCGCTGCAACTGCGCCTCGATCGCCAGGCCGCGCTCGCGGGTAAAGAGTTCGGTGGCGTCTTCCGCAGGATGGTTTTTGATCCCGTAGCTATCCGATTGATCGACATTGACGGTTTCGGCATCCAGGCTCGCCAGCTCATTCTGAAGCGATTGGCGCATATCTTCTAAGCGGCGGCGGAAATGGTCAACGTCGAGCTGTGGCTGTGCCATAGCCATCCTCCTTTAAGAGATTATAGCATGGGTTGCA
Protein-coding regions in this window:
- the lspA gene encoding signal peptidase II; this encodes MNQHYVLGRRLMIPAVIAAVVLLVDQLSKAWVLRTWPQPYTGDLPIIDNWLELTYIQNTGVAFGLFSGVPQLFTITSIVIVAVAIHFYLKHVPEDHGWLALSLGLIVGGALGNVVDRIRFGYVVDFIKTFDGRFPVFNVADSCIVVGVFVMAIFLAQSEDRSPPPRVAPTIEAEDGR
- a CDS encoding TraR/DksA C4-type zinc finger protein codes for the protein MAQPQLDVDHFRRRLEDMRQSLQNELASLDAETVNVDQSDSYGIKNHPAEDATELFTRERGLAIEAQLQREIQQIDHALELMNAGSYGICEVGGEPIPIERLEARPLATLCIQHQRERDEQEGGTTRTVG